A single region of the Marinobacter salinisoli genome encodes:
- a CDS encoding Maf family protein, translated as MSSIILASASPRRSELLQQIGVSFTVQPADVDETPLKDERPEHYVERLAREKALAVAAIHPDAMVLGSDTSVVLDGCVLGKPRDRADARRMLSELSGRSHQVMTAVALAHQSECRSLVVTTDVEFRVLSDGEMDAYTATAEPMDKAGGYGIQGHGGIFVRELRGSYSAVVGLPLQETASLLEQAGYPVWTHWPISLEN; from the coding sequence ATGTCCTCTATCATCCTCGCATCGGCCTCCCCGCGCAGATCGGAATTGCTGCAGCAGATCGGCGTATCGTTTACCGTGCAGCCCGCAGATGTGGACGAAACACCGTTGAAGGACGAGCGCCCTGAGCACTACGTCGAGCGGTTGGCCAGAGAAAAGGCGCTCGCGGTGGCCGCCATCCATCCAGATGCCATGGTGCTTGGCTCCGATACCTCGGTTGTACTGGATGGGTGTGTTCTGGGCAAGCCACGCGATCGCGCAGATGCGAGGCGAATGCTTTCTGAGTTATCCGGTCGCTCACATCAGGTGATGACAGCGGTGGCGTTGGCACACCAGAGCGAGTGCCGTTCCCTTGTGGTCACAACAGACGTCGAATTCCGCGTCCTGTCGGACGGTGAAATGGATGCCTACACCGCCACTGCGGAGCCGATGGACAAAGCCGGGGGGTATGGGATTCAGGGCCATGGTGGTATTTTTGTCAGAGAACTCAGGGGTAGTTACAGTGCGGTGGTTGGCCTGCCGTTGCAGGAAACGGCCAGTCTGCTGGAGCAAGCAGGCTATCCCGTGTGGACGCACTGGCCAATCAGTCTGGAGAACTGA
- the mreD gene encoding rod shape-determining protein MreD: MLSVISYPVFALSVVVALVLSISLFPVDWLAYRPEWLGLVVFYWTFRAPAQFGIIFAWCLGLLLDVLEATPLGVNAMAMGLIAFLVLTVHQRLRMYPIPQQSLMVFLLLGINQMLVHFIKQMLGAEDAGFSYLWPAVTGALIWPIVCVLLDNMNRRLG; encoded by the coding sequence ATGTTGTCGGTGATCAGTTATCCGGTTTTTGCGTTGTCCGTGGTGGTAGCCCTGGTGCTCAGTATCTCGCTGTTCCCAGTGGATTGGCTGGCGTACCGGCCCGAATGGCTGGGTCTGGTGGTCTTCTACTGGACGTTCCGGGCGCCGGCCCAGTTCGGGATTATTTTTGCCTGGTGCCTGGGATTATTGCTGGATGTGCTCGAGGCCACACCGCTCGGTGTCAATGCCATGGCCATGGGTTTGATCGCCTTTCTGGTGCTGACGGTTCATCAGCGTTTGCGCATGTACCCGATCCCTCAGCAAAGCCTGATGGTATTCCTGTTGTTGGGCATTAACCAGATGCTGGTGCATTTCATCAAGCAAATGCTGGGTGCCGAAGATGCGGGGTTCAGTTACCTGTGGCCAGCGGTCACGGGCGCCCTGATCTGGCCGATTGTGTGCGTACTTCTGGACAACATGAACCGAAGGCTTGGGTAA
- the mreC gene encoding rod shape-determining protein MreC: MVSAALVVADARFDKLSSVRSTLGTALAPVYWLGNAPQEFSDWFSGLFVNKEDLQQENEDLRARLLILERRALKYAALASENNELRRLMNSSEVLDDRTILAEVVGISPDPYSHEIVINKGLRDGLREGQAVLDAHGLMGQVVQTSQITSRVILVSDSSHAVPVEVVRNGLRAILLGNGNTDTLELVHVPDTADVQEGDLLVSSGLGGRFPRGYPVAEVSRITKEPGEPFVSIEAAPRAELNQSRLVLVVFSPVDPRTALTEPEDPGSADRAAESNAAEEEN; this comes from the coding sequence ATCGTATCGGCAGCCCTCGTGGTTGCCGATGCCCGTTTTGATAAACTCTCCTCCGTACGCAGTACCCTGGGGACCGCTCTGGCCCCGGTATACTGGCTGGGTAATGCCCCGCAAGAGTTCAGTGACTGGTTCTCCGGTCTGTTCGTCAACAAAGAAGATCTGCAGCAGGAAAACGAAGACCTGCGGGCACGTCTTCTGATTCTTGAGCGTCGCGCGCTCAAATACGCCGCCCTTGCGTCCGAAAACAACGAGTTGCGCCGTCTGATGAACTCGTCCGAGGTCCTGGACGACCGGACGATTCTGGCTGAAGTGGTGGGCATCTCTCCCGATCCGTATTCCCACGAGATTGTTATTAATAAAGGTCTCCGGGACGGCCTGCGCGAAGGCCAGGCGGTTCTGGATGCCCATGGTCTGATGGGGCAGGTGGTGCAGACCAGCCAGATCACGTCCCGCGTGATTCTGGTGTCCGACAGCAGTCACGCGGTCCCCGTGGAAGTGGTTCGCAACGGGTTGCGGGCTATTCTTCTGGGCAACGGCAATACGGATACCCTGGAGCTGGTTCATGTTCCGGACACTGCCGATGTTCAAGAAGGCGACCTGCTGGTCAGTTCTGGTCTGGGTGGCCGGTTTCCAAGGGGGTACCCGGTGGCTGAAGTCTCTCGCATAACCAAGGAACCGGGGGAGCCATTTGTTTCCATCGAAGCCGCACCAAGGGCTGAACTGAACCAGAGTCGACTGGTTCTGGTGGTATTTTCGCCCGTGGACCCGCGAACTGCGCTGACCGAGCCGGAAGACCCAGGTTCTGCTGATCGTGCGGCGGAAAGTAACGCTGCGGAGGAAGAAAACTGA
- a CDS encoding rod shape-determining protein, with the protein MLIKKLRGLFSSDLSIDLGTANTLIFVRERGIVLNEPSVVAIRTSNSQKMVAAVGAEAKRMLGRTPGNITAIRPMKDGVIADFVVTEKMLQHFIHKVHENSFITPSPRVLVCVPSKSTQVERKAIRESALGAGAREVYLIEEPMAAAIGAGLPVEEASGSMIVDIGGGTTEIAIISLNGIVYAESVRVGGDKFDEAIVTYVRRNYGSLIGDTTAERIKHEIGCAYEGLEIREIDVRGRNLAEGVPRAFTLNSEEILDALQESLAQIVQTVKSALEQSPPELASDIAERGIVLTGGGALLRGLDKLLSEETGLPVIIAEDPLTCVARGGGKALELIDKGGIGMFSQEG; encoded by the coding sequence GAAACTCCGAGGCCTATTCTCCAGCGACCTGTCTATTGACCTGGGTACCGCCAACACTCTCATCTTTGTGCGCGAGCGCGGTATTGTCCTGAATGAGCCATCGGTGGTGGCAATTCGTACCAGCAATTCCCAGAAAATGGTCGCGGCCGTAGGTGCGGAAGCCAAGCGTATGCTCGGGCGTACGCCGGGGAATATCACCGCGATTCGCCCCATGAAGGACGGTGTGATTGCCGACTTTGTGGTGACTGAAAAGATGCTTCAGCACTTTATTCACAAGGTGCACGAGAACAGCTTTATCACCCCGAGTCCTCGCGTTCTGGTGTGTGTGCCCAGCAAATCTACCCAGGTAGAGCGCAAGGCCATTCGCGAGTCGGCACTGGGTGCTGGCGCCCGCGAGGTTTACCTGATCGAAGAGCCGATGGCGGCGGCGATTGGTGCCGGTTTGCCGGTTGAAGAAGCCAGTGGTTCCATGATTGTGGACATCGGCGGTGGCACCACCGAGATCGCCATCATCTCACTCAATGGCATCGTTTATGCCGAGTCAGTGCGCGTCGGTGGTGACAAGTTCGATGAAGCCATTGTCACTTATGTGCGTCGCAATTATGGCAGCCTGATTGGCGATACCACGGCCGAGCGCATCAAGCACGAAATCGGTTGTGCCTACGAGGGGTTGGAGATCCGTGAAATTGATGTGCGTGGTCGCAACCTGGCAGAAGGTGTGCCCCGTGCGTTTACCCTGAACAGCGAGGAAATCCTCGATGCTCTGCAGGAATCGCTGGCGCAGATCGTGCAGACGGTGAAAAGTGCGCTTGAGCAGTCGCCCCCCGAGCTGGCCTCCGATATCGCCGAGCGCGGTATTGTGCTGACAGGCGGCGGTGCGCTGTTGCGTGGACTCGACAAGCTTCTCAGCGAGGAGACCGGTCTGCCGGTAATCATTGCTGAAGATCCGCTGACCTGTGTCGCCCGTGGCGGCGGCAAGGCGCTTGAGTTGATTGATAAGGGTGGCATTGGAATGTTCTCCCAGGAGGGATAA